One window of the bacterium genome contains the following:
- a CDS encoding outer membrane beta-barrel protein, protein MRKVRFVSILSAVLLLAASPAMAGTWYIGGGINSVSLGGDLDDVDSGSGFAFNFGYNFNPTFALDFLLGGSGHEDPDGFNMGYGRFDIGAEFIMDTGGPFAPYMTVGLGSHVLDYDDYNTSLQGGSLYFGGGFDYYFTPGHSLDVGLRFHSWSVDVNQGGVIWTDVGDATTTVLTIMYNYHFIM, encoded by the coding sequence ATGAGAAAGGTCCGGTTCGTTTCCATCCTGTCAGCAGTTCTCCTGCTCGCCGCTTCTCCGGCCATGGCGGGCACCTGGTACATCGGCGGCGGGATCAACTCCGTGTCCCTCGGGGGCGACCTGGACGATGTGGACTCCGGCAGCGGTTTTGCCTTTAACTTCGGCTATAACTTCAACCCCACCTTCGCCCTGGATTTCCTGTTGGGTGGCAGCGGGCACGAGGACCCGGACGGCTTTAACATGGGTTACGGGCGGTTCGATATCGGGGCCGAGTTCATCATGGATACCGGCGGGCCGTTCGCCCCTTACATGACCGTCGGCCTGGGCAGTCACGTCCTGGACTACGACGATTACAACACCTCGTTGCAGGGCGGTTCCCTCTATTTCGGCGGCGGGTTCGATTACTACTTCACACCGGGACACAGCCTGGACGTGGGGCTGCGGTTCCACAGCTGGAGCGTGGATGTGAACCAGGGCGGAGTCATCTGGACAGATGTCGGCGACGCCACCACCACTGTCCTGACCATCATGTACAACTACCATTTCATCATGTAA
- a CDS encoding methylmalonyl-CoA mutase family protein, with amino-acid sequence MTKDIRKQLELWQSEIYEPATAKHPERKETFTTISGQELKPLYTPADVEGLDYGEDLGYPGTFPFTRGVRPSMYRGQFWTMRQYAGFGTAEESNRRYRYLLDQGQTGLSVAFDLPTQMGYDSDHPMAEGEVGRVGVAIDTLEDMETLFSRIPLDKVSTSMTINSTASILLSLYAEVGAMQGVGPDRLRGTIQNDVLKEYIARGTYIFPPMPSMRIITDIFAYCIEQMPSFNTISISGYHMREAGSTAAQEVAFTLADGIAYVQAAIDSGLDVDHFATRLSFFFNVHNEFLEEVAKFRAARRLWAGIMKDRFKAADPRSWMLRFHTQTAGCSLTAQQPENNVVRVAIQALAAVLGGTQSLHTNSRDEALALPTEDSVRIALRTQQIIAQESGVAGTIDPLAGSYAIESLTGSIEEQAADYIRRIDDMGGAVRAIEAGYQAREIEEAAYRYQMEVESGDRVVVGVNAFTVEEGKFAGELLKVDPELEKAQVQRVRAVRSRRNQAEVDDRLRALEDAAGGTDNLMPHIRGAVSAYATLGEVSDSLRGVFGIHKPQ; translated from the coding sequence ATGACTAAAGACATCAGGAAACAGCTTGAACTCTGGCAGTCCGAAATCTACGAGCCTGCCACTGCAAAGCACCCGGAGCGCAAGGAAACGTTCACCACCATCTCCGGGCAGGAGCTCAAGCCCCTCTATACCCCGGCGGACGTGGAGGGTCTCGATTACGGCGAGGACCTCGGATATCCCGGAACTTTCCCCTTCACGCGGGGGGTGCGGCCCAGCATGTACCGGGGCCAGTTCTGGACCATGCGCCAGTACGCCGGTTTCGGGACCGCCGAGGAGTCCAACCGCCGGTACCGCTACCTGCTGGACCAGGGGCAGACAGGCCTTTCCGTGGCCTTCGACCTGCCTACCCAGATGGGCTACGATTCGGACCACCCCATGGCCGAAGGGGAGGTGGGCCGCGTCGGGGTGGCCATCGACACCCTCGAGGACATGGAAACCCTTTTCAGCCGGATTCCCCTCGACAAGGTCAGCACTTCAATGACCATCAACTCCACGGCTTCCATCCTCCTTTCCCTCTATGCCGAGGTGGGGGCAATGCAGGGGGTCGGTCCGGACCGGCTCAGGGGAACCATCCAGAACGACGTCCTGAAAGAGTACATCGCCAGGGGGACCTATATCTTCCCGCCCATGCCCTCCATGCGGATCATCACCGACATCTTCGCCTACTGCATCGAGCAGATGCCCAGCTTCAACACCATCAGCATCAGCGGGTACCACATGAGGGAGGCCGGCAGCACGGCCGCCCAGGAGGTGGCGTTCACCCTGGCCGACGGCATCGCCTACGTCCAGGCCGCCATCGACAGCGGGCTCGACGTGGACCATTTCGCCACCAGGCTGTCCTTCTTTTTCAACGTCCACAACGAGTTCCTCGAGGAGGTGGCCAAGTTCCGGGCAGCCCGCCGCCTGTGGGCCGGCATCATGAAGGACCGCTTCAAGGCGGCCGATCCCCGTTCATGGATGCTCCGGTTCCACACCCAGACGGCCGGGTGCTCCCTGACGGCCCAGCAGCCTGAAAACAACGTGGTGCGCGTGGCGATCCAGGCCCTTGCCGCCGTCCTCGGCGGAACCCAGTCGCTTCACACCAACTCCAGGGACGAGGCCCTGGCCCTTCCAACCGAAGATTCCGTGCGCATCGCCCTCAGGACCCAGCAGATCATCGCCCAGGAGAGCGGGGTGGCCGGCACCATCGATCCGCTGGCCGGTTCCTACGCCATCGAGTCCCTCACCGGTTCCATCGAGGAACAGGCCGCCGATTACATCCGGCGTATCGATGACATGGGGGGGGCTGTCCGGGCCATCGAGGCCGGTTACCAGGCCAGGGAGATCGAGGAAGCGGCTTACCGCTACCAGATGGAGGTGGAGTCCGGAGACCGTGTCGTGGTCGGTGTCAACGCCTTCACCGTGGAAGAGGGGAAGTTTGCGGGCGAGCTCCTCAAGGTCGATCCGGAGCTGGAGAAGGCCCAGGTCCAGCGGGTGCGGGCGGTGAGGAGTCGGCGAAACCAGGCCGAGGTGGACGACAGGCTCCGGGCCCTCGAGGACGCGGCCGGGGGAACCGACAACCTCATGCCCCACATCCGGGGGGCGGTGAGCGCTTATGCGACGCTGGGGGAAGTGAGTGATTCACTGCGGGGAGTTTTCGGGATCCATAAGCCGCAGTGA
- the accC gene encoding acetyl-CoA carboxylase biotin carboxylase subunit has product MFKKVLIANRGEIAVRLMRACRELQIPSVAIYSEADRNALHVRTADEAYCVGPPPSAESYLVMDRIIEVAKSTGVDGIHPGYGFLAENPVFAQMCEDNGITFIGPSPAAIKMMGHKTIARETMIKAGVPVVPGTELIDDDTELAARAMEIGLPVMVKAAAGGGGKGMRVVFKEKEIEEAIRAARSEATSAFGNGAVFVEKYVEDPRHIEFQVLADKHGNVVHLFERECSIQRRHQKVIEEAPSMVLDEELRERMGRAAVEAARAAGYWSAGTVEFLVDKHKNFFFLEMNTRLQVEHPVTEMITGIDIAKEMFRIASGEKLSITQEEVRMNGWALECRVYAEDPYNNFLPSPGRILALRVPSGPGVRDDSGVYAGYDVPMFYDPMISKLCTWGRDRTEAIDRMKRALVEYVVKGIKTTIPFHQKVMVNEHFISGDITTSFIGDKFVLEPGEDSEGLRDVAVIAAALQTAGRKRETVSSAGPAGPVADLWKMAGRRSRWLI; this is encoded by the coding sequence ATGTTCAAGAAAGTACTCATAGCAAACAGGGGTGAGATCGCTGTGCGGCTCATGAGGGCATGCCGCGAGTTGCAGATCCCTTCGGTGGCCATCTATTCCGAGGCCGACCGCAACGCCCTTCATGTCAGGACCGCTGACGAGGCCTACTGCGTGGGCCCGCCTCCCTCGGCCGAGAGCTACCTGGTGATGGACCGCATCATCGAGGTCGCCAAAAGCACCGGGGTCGACGGGATCCATCCCGGTTACGGCTTCCTCGCGGAGAACCCGGTTTTCGCCCAGATGTGCGAGGACAACGGCATCACCTTCATCGGCCCCTCTCCGGCCGCCATCAAGATGATGGGCCACAAGACGATCGCCCGTGAAACCATGATCAAGGCCGGTGTGCCGGTGGTTCCCGGCACGGAGCTCATCGACGACGACACCGAGCTGGCTGCCAGGGCAATGGAGATCGGACTGCCTGTCATGGTCAAGGCGGCGGCCGGCGGCGGCGGCAAGGGGATGCGGGTGGTCTTCAAGGAGAAGGAGATCGAGGAAGCCATCCGGGCCGCCCGGTCCGAGGCGACCTCCGCTTTCGGGAACGGCGCGGTTTTCGTGGAAAAGTACGTGGAGGATCCCCGTCACATCGAGTTCCAGGTCCTGGCCGACAAGCACGGCAACGTCGTTCACCTCTTCGAGCGGGAGTGCTCCATCCAGAGGCGCCACCAGAAGGTCATCGAGGAAGCGCCCTCCATGGTCCTCGACGAGGAGCTCCGCGAGCGCATGGGCAGGGCGGCGGTGGAGGCTGCCCGGGCCGCCGGTTACTGGAGCGCCGGCACGGTGGAGTTCCTCGTGGACAAGCACAAGAACTTCTTCTTCCTGGAGATGAACACGCGGCTCCAGGTGGAGCACCCCGTCACCGAGATGATCACCGGTATCGACATCGCCAAGGAGATGTTCCGCATCGCCTCCGGCGAAAAACTTTCCATCACCCAGGAAGAGGTGAGGATGAACGGGTGGGCCCTGGAGTGCCGTGTCTATGCCGAGGACCCCTATAACAACTTCCTCCCTTCCCCCGGCAGGATCCTGGCCCTCAGGGTCCCCAGCGGGCCCGGCGTCCGTGACGATTCCGGGGTGTATGCCGGGTACGATGTGCCCATGTTCTACGATCCCATGATCTCCAAGCTCTGCACCTGGGGGAGGGACCGCACCGAGGCCATCGACCGGATGAAAAGGGCCCTGGTGGAGTACGTGGTCAAGGGGATCAAGACGACGATTCCGTTCCATCAGAAGGTCATGGTCAACGAGCATTTTATCTCCGGGGATATCACCACGAGCTTTATCGGGGACAAGTTCGTCCTTGAGCCCGGTGAGGACAGCGAAGGGCTCAGGGACGTGGCAGTTATCGCCGCGGCCCTGCAGACAGCCGGGAGAAAACGGGAAACCGTGTCCTCCGCGGGTCCGGCAGGACCGGTGGCGGACCTGTGGAAGATGGCCGGCAGGAGGTCGAGATGGCTTATATAG
- a CDS encoding acetyl-CoA carboxylase biotin carboxyl carrier protein subunit, which translates to MAYIAILDGEQVPVTIGKGDEGKTLITIGEKLYTVDPRWTRSDLLSLIIDGRSYQVDIHSEKDLHEVLIEGEHFEFELFDERKALLKKSAVLGAEGVQEIKSSMPGKIVKVLVSEEEEVEQGQGLVVMEAMKMENEIKSPKAGIVKKIGVTEGQAVESGALLVVVE; encoded by the coding sequence ATGGCTTATATAGCGATACTGGACGGGGAGCAGGTCCCGGTCACCATCGGCAAGGGCGACGAGGGGAAGACCCTCATCACCATCGGTGAGAAACTGTACACGGTGGATCCCCGCTGGACCCGGAGTGATCTTTTGTCCCTTATCATTGACGGACGCTCCTACCAGGTTGACATCCACTCCGAAAAGGATCTCCACGAGGTCCTCATCGAGGGAGAGCATTTCGAGTTCGAACTTTTCGACGAGCGCAAGGCTCTCCTGAAAAAGAGCGCCGTCCTCGGCGCCGAAGGCGTCCAGGAGATCAAGAGCTCCATGCCGGGAAAGATCGTCAAGGTGCTGGTCTCCGAGGAGGAAGAGGTTGAACAGGGCCAGGGACTCGTGGTGATGGAAGCCATGAAGATGGAGAATGAGATCAAGTCTCCCAAGGCGGGGATTGTGAAGAAAATAGGGGTGACCGAGGGGCAGGCGGTCGAATCGGGCGCGTTGTTGGTGGTCGTTGAATAA
- a CDS encoding acyl-CoA carboxylase subunit beta — MSLEKKFALLEKKNQEAEMGGGEERIAKQHEAGKLTARERVNMFLDEGSFVELDKFVTHRCTDFGMEKQKIPGDGVITGYGNVNGRKVFIFAQDFTVFGGSLSGAYAEKVVKIMDMAMKYGCPVVGINDSGGARIQEGVVSLGGYADIFLRNTLASGVVPQISLIMGPCAGGAVYSPAITDFIVMVKNTSYMFITGPEVIKAVTHEEVTKEDLGGAMAHASKSGVCHLAAEDGKEALGMVRELLSFMPQNNAGDAPYAATDDDPLREDESLDGIVPDNPNKPYDMKEIINIVADDNYFFEIQEHYAQNIVIGFMRLNGHAVGVVANQPAHLAGCLDISASIKGARFVRFCDSFNIPLVVFEDVPGFLPGLDQEYGGIITHGAKLLYAFCEATVPKLTVITRKAYGGAYCVMNSKHIRADFNFAYPTSEIAVMGSDGAVNIIFRNELKKADDPVARKTELVDEFNEMFANPYKAAELGYIDEVITPRKTRPRLINALETALSKREENPPRKHGNIPL; from the coding sequence ATGTCCCTTGAAAAGAAGTTCGCTCTGTTGGAAAAGAAGAACCAGGAAGCCGAGATGGGCGGCGGCGAGGAACGTATCGCCAAGCAGCACGAGGCCGGCAAGCTCACCGCCCGGGAGAGGGTCAACATGTTCCTCGACGAGGGCAGCTTTGTCGAGCTCGACAAGTTCGTCACCCACCGATGCACCGACTTCGGCATGGAAAAGCAGAAGATCCCCGGTGACGGGGTCATCACCGGCTACGGCAATGTCAACGGCCGCAAGGTGTTCATCTTCGCCCAGGACTTCACCGTTTTCGGAGGCTCCCTTTCAGGCGCCTACGCCGAGAAGGTTGTCAAGATCATGGACATGGCCATGAAGTACGGCTGCCCCGTCGTGGGCATCAACGACTCGGGCGGGGCCCGGATCCAGGAGGGGGTGGTGAGCCTGGGCGGCTACGCCGACATCTTTTTGCGCAACACCCTGGCCTCCGGAGTGGTTCCACAGATCTCCCTCATCATGGGCCCCTGCGCCGGAGGCGCCGTGTACAGTCCCGCCATCACCGACTTCATCGTCATGGTCAAGAACACCAGCTACATGTTCATCACCGGGCCTGAGGTCATCAAGGCGGTGACCCACGAGGAGGTTACCAAGGAGGATCTTGGCGGAGCCATGGCCCACGCCTCCAAAAGCGGTGTCTGCCACCTGGCCGCCGAGGACGGGAAGGAAGCCCTCGGGATGGTGCGGGAGCTGCTCTCCTTCATGCCCCAGAACAACGCCGGGGACGCACCCTATGCGGCCACCGACGACGATCCCCTGCGGGAAGACGAGTCGTTGGACGGCATCGTCCCGGATAACCCCAACAAACCTTACGATATGAAGGAGATCATCAACATCGTTGCCGACGACAATTACTTTTTCGAGATCCAGGAGCACTACGCCCAGAACATCGTCATCGGCTTCATGCGCCTCAACGGACACGCCGTGGGTGTGGTGGCCAACCAGCCCGCCCACCTGGCGGGGTGCCTGGACATCAGCGCCTCCATCAAGGGCGCCCGGTTCGTGAGGTTCTGCGATTCTTTCAACATCCCCCTGGTGGTTTTCGAGGACGTGCCCGGTTTCCTGCCGGGGCTGGACCAGGAGTACGGCGGGATCATCACCCACGGGGCCAAGCTCCTTTACGCCTTCTGCGAGGCCACCGTACCCAAGCTCACGGTCATCACCCGCAAGGCTTACGGCGGCGCTTACTGCGTCATGAACTCCAAGCACATCCGGGCCGACTTCAACTTTGCCTACCCGACGTCGGAGATCGCCGTCATGGGTTCTGACGGGGCGGTGAACATCATCTTCCGCAACGAACTCAAGAAAGCCGACGATCCGGTGGCCCGAAAGACAGAACTGGTCGACGAGTTCAACGAGATGTTCGCCAACCCTTACAAGGCCGCCGAACTCGGCTATATCGACGAGGTGATCACTCCCCGGAAGACAAGGCCACGGCTCATCAATGCCCTGGAGACGGCCCTGTCCAAGAGGGAGGAGAACCCGCCGCGGAAGCATGGAAATATTCCACTTTAG